The following is a genomic window from Deltaproteobacteria bacterium.
GTGGCAAAACGTGCAGTGGTACGGGCAGCGGCGGCCCGACGCGATGAAAAAATGCCGTTTGTCGTAGGCCCCGGTGTCCTTGAGGATCTGCGTGTCGGGTTGCGGGATTTCGCTCGCGGTGAGCAGTGGCGCGAGATCGATGGTGTCGTAGGGATGAGCGCCATCGTAGATGTTTGGGATCGCATGGTCCGCGTCGTTCTCTTCGCGGCGCACCCAGTCGGCCACGGCACGCTCGCCCTCGCCGATGCACGCGCCGTCGAAGACCTTTGTGTCGATCTGCTCGGGGAAAAACATCGCGTGATAACCGCCGACGCACTGGCGGATGCGGTCGCCGAACTGTGCGCGCATGTTCGCGGCGATGTCGCGCACGGGTCCGTATTCCGGGGTCATCGCCGTGTAGAGCACATAAGCGCGCCCGGAGTGTTCGCGCAGACGTTTCGTCAGCAGCGCGGGTTCGCCGGAGACCAGCTCGGTCGTCATGCCCGCGTCCTTGAGGACCGTCGACAGCGTCGTCATCGCGATCCGCTGCACGTGCATGCGCTGGTACATGAAGACATGCGGTGCGGTCGCGTTCATGGCTCGGCCTCCCGGAACGCGCGGCAAATTGGGCGCGCCCGCCCGCATTTCGTCCGCGCTCGATCGATGGTTCAGGTCTAGCCGCCCCCCGTTGCCAAGGTCAAGGCAAAATCGCGCCAACATCGAATTGCGTCATCGCCCTGACAGGCCGCGTGTGAGCTACGGAGCGCTCGCGGCCGCGGCCGGTGGGCATGCGCGATCGATCTGCTCCCAAACCCATTCGGGATTCTTGTTGCCGCACGCAATGCCCGCGTGAAACAACGCGCGCACGCGGCAGCGGTCGCGCTCGTCCGTCGCCCCGTCCGGCGCGAGACGCACGACCGCGTTTTCGTAGACGCGTTCAATTCGCCAGCCGGAATCGAAACGGTCGAGGAGGGGCGCGAGAAAGTCCTTCGGTTCTTGCCCATAGGGCGTGCAGTTGTTGAGATAGGTGTAGATCACGACGGCGGGAGGCCGCGCGTCCCATTCCCTCAGAAAACGGTCGATGACGACGGGGGGCGCTGTCCACGGCAACAGGAATCCGTAGCGGCCCGGCGGTTGCCGATTCGCGTCGAAGTAATATGTCGGATCGTGCGGGAACGCGAAGACGGGGTCGCTCGGCGCGGTGGTGGCGACGAGGTCGGCGACGATTTCGCGGCGCGCGGCGATTTCGCCGGGATCGAGCCGGCGCTCCCATTGGAACAGCCCCGAACTGATGGGACTCAGCGAGAACACCGCGAGGTTGACGCACCACGCGATCGTCGCGACGTAGCGCCGCTCCGTCCAATACCGCGCAATCGCCATCGCGAAGAGCCACGCGCCGACCGCGAGCAACGGCAGCAGGTGGTGCGCGAACAGCGACGGGTAGAGCAAGCCCACCGCGCCGAAGAGCGCGGCCGCGTGCAGCCGCCGGTCACCCGCGGGGATCGGTGTGCGCGTGCGGAGAGCCTCGACCGCGGCCGCGAGCACCATCAGCCAGATGGGGAGCTGAAAAAACCACTCGTCGAGCGAAGGCCAATAAACGTACGTGGATGTGCGGAATAGCCTCCACGGGAACGTGTAGCCCTCGAGAAAGTCGCTCCACGCACCGACGGAGGCGAACGCGGCGGCTTCGCCGAGCCACGGTAAGCCGAGCCCCGCCGCAAGCGCGACCACGTCTTTTCGTCCGACGCGTCCGGACCCCGGCCACAGCGTTGCGACGAATATCGCGAGGACAGGCATCCATGCGGTCTGTTTCACGCACGTCGCAACGAAGAGCGCAACGCCCGCGAAAAAGAACCGGCGAACCGGAACGTACGTTTCGCCGTCACCGCGCGTCATGAGCCAGAGCGATGCCAGCAGTATCGGTGCCAGCACCGATTCCGACTGCCAGACATCGCCGAAGAAAAACGCATGGAGCGCCGCGTAGATGAGCGCGCCGAACGCGCCGGCCAGCGGCTTGCCGCGCCGGGTGCCCAGCAGCGCGATCAGAATCGCCGATGCGAGCACCCCGGCCAGCGCCGCGCCGCGCAGCACGCTCCAGCCTTCGCCGAAGAGCACGAAGAGGCCCGCCGTGATCCGGTAGAGCCCGGGTCCCTTTTCGTTGAAGGCGTCGCGGTACATCACGCCGCCCGCGGCGAGCAGGCGTGCGGTGTTGGCGTGATCGCCCTCGTCCTGAAACGGGACCGCGCCCGCGAGAATGCGGTGCGTCATGATGACGACGCCGAGCGCGAGCGCGACGACGGCCAGCGACGCGACGAGGCGCGCCGGGGCCGGGCGGTCGTCGGGCGATGGCGATGCGTCGGTCAAACGAAACCCCGCGCGCGGGCCGGTTGCTCGCTGGTGCTTGCCAAGGTCTGCCTACGCTTGCGTTGTGGGCGTGTGTTCTCTATTAGCTGGTTTTCAGCGCTCGGACAAAGCTCCGCATGGATCGGTCGGCGAAATGAACTATTTGCGCGCGTGGTGGCTTCCGATATTCGCGGTTTGCGTCGCCGCGTGCGCGCGCACGGCCGCGCCGCCGCCGCCGATCGTGACGTGCGTCGATCCGCTCGCGGGGTCCGTGGGATCGCTCGACGACGCCGAAATCACACTGCGCTTCGCCGATCAGCCGTCCGGCGATGTGCTGGTCGTGCGCCTGCCCGGTGCGAAGTATCCGGACGAGGTCGATCCGCGCCCGCTCGTGTATGCGAACGTCGTGGACGGCGGCGAACTGACCGTCGGCACCGGCGACGCAAAGGGCGACTGCGGCTCGGAGTCGCGCTCGCGGTTCGATGTGCCGGTCGTGCTGGAAAAATCCGTGAAAGACCATGACCTGCGGATTCGCGTTCAGCAGTATCGCCTGCCTTTGCGTTCGACCCCGGCGCTGCCCGTCGAGTTCGTACTGCGCGACGCGGCGACCAAGACTGAGACGACGATCGGCACGTGCAGCGGCGAGGTTCGCGCCGGCGCGCCGATCGCCGTGCGAGTCGTTGCGCCGTCTTACGCCCGCCTCGGCCAACCGATCGGCATTCGCATCGCGAGCCTCGATCGATGGGGAAATGCGTCGACCGACCCCGGCGAACTGCGTCTGGAGATCAACGGCGAACGACCGAATCTGCCGCCGCTGCGCACCGACGAAAACGGCGTGGCGACCATCAACTGGTCGCCGGAAAAAAACGGCGTTTTCCGCTTCGGGATCATCCGGCGCGAAGGGGAACGGGAACTCGAGATCGGGCGTTCGAACCCGATCGTCGTGGACGACGCACTCCGCGAGGGCACGTTGCTGTGGGGAGATCCGCACAGCCACACCGGCTATTCCGACGGATTCACGACCGAAACGCCCGGCGGCGCATACCGCTACGCGCGCGACACGGCGTTTCTGGATTTTGCGGCGGTCACGGATCACGTCGAGGCCATCTGGGGTTGTGCGATGAGCCACGACCAATGGGAATCGTTGATGGAGTCGGCCGAGACGTGGAACGCGCCGGGACGATTTGTCGCTTTTGCAGGTTACGAGTGGACCGCGTCGTTTCCCTTCGGGGGGGTGAAATCCGAGGCGGAGGGCCACGCGCATTTGCTCTTCCCGGGCCGCGCCGTGCGCTGCGGTTCGAACCAGCCCGAGTGCGCGACTCTCGACGGTTTACTCGATTTCATGCGTCCGCATCAGCCGGTTGTGATTCGTCATCACACTTGCGCAAATTGGGCGCCCGCGGTTTTCTCGGGTCGCGTCGATTCGCAAACACCGGTCGTCGAAGTCACGTCGAGCCACGGCAATTGCGAGTGCGTGTCGTGCCCGGGACGCATGCCCGAGTCGTCGATGGACCCCAAGAACGACGTGCGCACGGCGCTGCTCTCCGGGCCGCACTACGGGCTTGTCGGGGGTTCGGACAATCACAACGCGCGGCCGGGGTCGACCAACTACTTCCGCAAACTGCCACTCATCCTCGACACCGGCGGCATCACGGCACTCAGCGCGCGGCGCTTCGACCGCGAAGGGATTCTCGAAGCCCTTCGCGCGCGGCGCACTTACGCCACCACGGGCGCGCGGATTGTCGTCGAGTTCACCGCGGGCGAAACTTCGATGGGCGGCGTGCTGCCGGCGGGGGCCGAGGCCAAGGGGCGTTTCACCGTGCACGGCACCAACGTCATCGGCGCGGCGACGGTTTTTCGCGGTGATCTCGACGATCAGTCCATTCGCGTCGTCACCGCCGAAGTGCCGGGCGTGTTGGATTTCGAGGCCGAGTGGCGCGATCCGTCGCCGCCCGCGCGCGGGTTCTACTATCTGCGTGTCGAGCAGGTGGACGGCGAGATGGCGTGGACGAGCCCGATCCGCATCGGGCCGGTCGATCAGGGCGACGCGGTCGTCTCGCCGAGTTCGTAGATCGAAATCACCGTATCCCACGCCCAAGGCGTAATTCGGTAGTTCGCGCGCAGGAACGCGTCGAGTTCGGCGAAGGTCTCCACGCGCGGGGGGCAATGCGCCATCGGGTCGCCCCAGATGTTGTAAGGCCAACTCGGCGGGACGCGTCCGCGACCGGGAAACGGCGCGTGTCGGCGGCAGTCCTGTGCGTAACGGAAGACGTAGCGCGGAGGGGAATTCGCGAAAGATGCCAGGAGATCAGCTCGCGTCCGCAGCACATCGACATCGGTGCGCACGTGCCACAGCCCGTAATTGTGGAGCGTGTGCGAGAGGTCGTCCGCGGCGACGATCTCGAAGTTCTCCTGATGCCGCGTCGGCGCGAACGCGTCCAGAAACAGGTACATCTCGGGCAGGTAGTCGTAGGTCCAGATCGTATCGCCGGGTGCGAGGCGCGGGCGGACAAACTCGGCGGCGGCGGCGAGCGTGGGCTGCCATTCCAGATGATTCGCCACCTGATTGTGCGCGGCGCGTTCAAACACGAAGTCGCGGTTTCGCCTCGCGATTTCGGCGGTGAACGGCGTCGATTCCTTCTCCAACCCCCGCGCGGAGAGCGTTGCCCACGACAACTCCGTGCGCATGTCGAAACTGACAAGGGCGAAAACAACGACGCACATGGCGATTCGGATCCGTCGCGGGCGCGCGAGCGCGATCGGCGTGAGCCCCGCCGCGACCATCAGGCACGCCGCCGGAAACAGCACGACAAAATAGTGCCCGTACCAGTGACCGCCCATGAGGAGGGACACCAGAGCGGCGAGCGCGTAAAGCATCCATGCGCGCACCGGCGCGGCCGAGTTCCGCCACGAGGGTGCGGCGATGAGCATGGCAACGGAGGCCACCGACGCCGTCAGGAGCGCGGGGCTCGATCGCCACAAACGCAGCCACTGGTTTGCGACGAGGCGCGAGGTGGTCGTCCAGTCCGCGCCCGTTCGGTACCCGAACATGCCGAAGGGATTGAGCTGGTCGGCGGCCGTGCCGATGCATCCGGTTACAGCGAGCATGGCGACGAAGGGCGCTGCACCGATGACCGCGCCGAGGGCGAACTGAGAAAGCGCGCGCGCCGACGAGGCGGGCGACCAACGCGCCCCGGTCGACCGGCGAAGGGCGATCTCGATCGCGCACGCGATCGCAAAGAACAACGCGGACTGCTTCATCGCGATGGCAACCGCCATGGCCATGCCGGCGAGAACGTGGCGGCGCGCGCACGGCGGAACCGAGAGCGCGAGCAGCGCGACGAGTGATGGCGCAATCGTCCAGAATTCGAAGTTGGGGCAGGTTCCCGCGCTGACCATTTCGGCCTGGTACATCGCGTAGAGAATCGCCGCCACGACTCCCGCCGCTCTATGAATCGTCATCGCGAGAATCCGATAGAGGAGCGCGCAACTCGCCCATGCAAAAAGCGTCGCAAGCGCGTAGATCGGACGCATGTCGCGGCCGAAGAGGGCGAAACTCGCGGCGTAGAGCGCGAGCGTGCCGGGAGGTTTGGTCACCACCGCGTCGGAGTAGGCGCAGCGGCCTTCGAGGAAAAGGCTCGATGCGTACGCGGGCGTTCCCAGATCGGGGTCGCACAGCGTGTTGGACATCGTCGTGAGACGCAGGAACGCGATGACGGGCAGCAGCGCCAGCAAGATGGCCCAATCAGCCCTGTGCACACCGCCAACTGCGATTGGACGTTCCAAATTCGCCCCATTTCCTCGTGACAGCGGAGATTTCGGCGTGCGTGCGGCGAACTGTCAAGGACGTGGCCGAAAATCATTAAGCCCGGAGCGTTTACGCCCGAAAAGAACACTGATATTGCGTGGGCCACGCACTCGACAGTCGAATGATGACAAACGCGCCAACATCGATGCGCCGGATCGTGATCGTCCGCCGTTACGGGCTGGGCAATTTCATTTTGGCGTTGCCCCTCATCGAAGCGGCCCGGCAGGCAATTCCGGAAGCTGAAGTGATCCTGTTCGTCGACTCGCGTTGCGCGTCGATCGCCGAGATGACTTGCCCGGATCTTCGCCGCGCGGTTTACGAAAATCCCGAGCAAGCGGCGGCGTGGTTCGCGGACGTGCGCCCCGACGTCGTTTTGTTTACGTATCCCACCGTCGACGCGGCGCTGATTTCGGCGGCGAACGCTTCGGGGGCGAAGACGGTTTGCCACAACGTCCCACGTCGCGAGAATCCGGCTGTCGTTCGATTGGCCGCCGATCCTGCGCGGACCGAGGCAGAACTGAATCTCGATCTGCTGCGCGCGATGGGAGCGGATGCGGAGTTCCGGCCGCCGCGTATCGACGTGACGGCGACGGGGCAGGCCGAGGCCGAGCGCGCGTTGCGTGAGCACGGCGTGCCCGATCGCTTCGTGGCGTTGCATCCGGGCTGTCACGGCGACTGGGAGGCGAAGCGCTGGCCGGCGTCGTCGTTTGCGCGATTGATCGACATGATGGCGGAGCGCGGCACGCACGCGGTGCTGCTCGGCGGTCCGGACGAGGTGGACGTTGCGGACGACGTCATGCGCCACGTGACGACAGGACGTATCGTGAATCTCGCCGGACGCACCTCGCTCGCGGGCGCGGCGGGAATTCTCGCGCGTGCGGTCGTGATGGTCAGTAACGATTCGGGACTCATGCACCTCGCCGCTGCGGTGGGCGCGCCGGTGGTCGCGCTGTTCGGGCCGACCTCCTGGGCGAAGAATCCCCCGCTGGCCGGGCGCAGCGCGATCGTGCGTCAACCGGTCGCGTGCTCGCCGTGCTTCGTGATGGGGGGTGGCCGTCCCCGGCGTGCTTGGTGCACGGAGATGCTCGCGCCCGCCAAGGTCCTGCGTGCGCTGGACGCCTTGCTCGTCAATGAATCCTACGTGCCCGCGCCACCGGAGAAACCGTTTGTGTCGGTTGTCGTGCCGACACGAAATCGCTCCGCCAAACTCGCGCCGACGATCGATTCGCTCCTCGGGCAGACCTACCCGAGGGATCGGTACGAGGTCATCGTCGTCGACAACGACTCGACCGACGATACGGCGCGGGTGATTCAGTCGTATCCGCACGTTCGTTACGAGTTCGTGAACCATCGCCATTCGAGCTACGCCGCGCGCAATCGCGGAATCGCCGTCGCGCGTGGCGAGGTGCTCGCGTTCATCGATGACGACGCCGTGGCGCACCCCGACTGGCTCGCGAACGGCGCGGAGTGGTTCGCGCACCCGCAGGTGGGGTGCGTTGCGGGCCGGACCGACGCGCTCAATCCGGACAGCGATGTGGCGCACTTTCAGGCGCGCTCTCCGCACCTGTTTCCGGGGCCCGAGGTCGAAACCGCGGAGGCATATGGAGTGCCGACGGTGAACTGTTTCTGGCGGCGCGAGACGATCGAGGCGATCGGGCCGTTCAACGAGGAATTGAAGTCCGGCGGCGATTTCGACCTGACGTTTCGACTGCGCAAAGACGGTCGGTGGTGCGTGCGATTCGCAGAGTTCGCAGTCGTGCGTCACCGGCATCGCGAATCCGTCCAAGACCTGTTTCGCGTCTTCGCGCGCTACGGATACGGATCGACCTACGTGGCGAAGACGCATCATACGAGGTCCGTTTCCGCGCGGTGGAGCGAAGCACGCACGGAGTGGTCGGGTCTCGCGCGACGCGCGCGCGGCGTTTTGCGCGAGCGCATGTCTTCACACGGGCGAGTTGTGCCGACGATGCACGCGCGCGAGTTCATCGACGAAAATGCCGTGCGTGTTTTCTCGGCGCACGGCGGTTCGCCCGCGAAATCGGCATTTCCGATGAGCGATGCTGTTCAAATTCCTGTCGCGCCGAATCCCGATTATCTCGCGGCGGCTCTCGATGCGATCGCAACGCAAAAGCCGGGCGGCTGGTACATCTATGGGGCGGGGCAACATACGCGGCGCGCGGCGGGGCTGCTCGACCTGGGCGCTCTCGGCGTCGCCGGCATCGTGGACGACGACCCGGCGAAGTGGGGGCGACTTGGCGATCTTCCCATCGTCGGACGCGAATCCGCACTGTCCGCGGGCATGAAGACCATCGTCGTCTCGTCGGACTACTTCGAGTCGGCGCTTCTCGAAAAACTTCGCCCGCTTCGCCGACGCGGCATCGACGTGTGCGGTCTCTACGACGCCGACGCGTACGAGCGATACGGGCAGGCGGTGGCGAGTCGCCACGAGCGCGACGCGAATCGGGTATTGTACGTCCCGCGGGGAACGCTCGACCGCGCGCATCGGAACGCGCTCGCACTCGGTTTGGGTGCGCGGGCTGTCATCGTCGACGATGGCGAAGCACCTGGCGTTTACGACGACGAGTTTCTCGATTGGGTCTCGCGGCTCGCATTTCGAACCGGACGTCTCGCGGGATGCGTGCGTTATGGGTATTTTGCACCGTAATCGACAGGAGCGCGGATGAGTGACGAATTCGAGTGCCCGCTGTGCGGCCACGTGGGGGCGTTTCAGGAGTATCGCGGCCGGGCACACGCGCGTTGCCCCGTCTGTCGATCGCTCGAACGCATGCGCCATCGGTGGCTCATTGCCCGCGACCGAGGTTTGCTCGACGGAGCAGAATCCCGCGCGGTGCTGCACGTCGCCCCGGAGCCGTGCGTAGCGAAGTATCTGCGCTCGTTCGGGCGCTACATCGGCTTTGATACGGACGCCGCCCGCGAGATCGACATCCAGGGCGACCTGTGCGCCATCGCGCTCGAAGACGCGTGCGTGAATGTGGTATGGGCGTCGCACGTGCTCGAGCACATCCGGGAGGTCGATACGGCGATCGCCGAGATTCACCGCGTAATGAAGCCGGGCGGCGTGGCGGTCATCGAGATCCCGATCGTTGGCGAAAAAACGGTGCTCTTCGACACGCCGGGCGAAAGCGATCACTGGTGGGGACCCGGCGCGGATTGGTACGACAAATACCGCGAAGCGGGATTCACGGTGGAGGTCCTGCGCGCGGCCGATGCTCCGAAGAGATTCCGATGCGGCGGTGGTGAGGTCGCATGGTGCCTGAAGCCATGACGGGTGACCCGAGCTTTCTCGTCTTTCTACCGTCGTTCAATCGACCCCGGTTTGCCGAGGCGTTGCTGCGCGATCTGGTTGAGCAGTCCGTCGGGCGGCGAGTGCGGATTCATTTTCGCGACGATTGTTCGGACTGCGACTACTCCGCCGTGCGCGACTTCGCGCGCGGTCACGGGGACACCGTCGTCTACGAACGTCATGCGCAAAATCGCGCGCGCGACGGGCTATGGAAAACCTACAACGAGATCTTCGCCGTCGCGCGCGAGGAACAGCCCGACTTTTTGATTGTCTTGCAGGATCACAGTCGCATCGTGCCGGGATTTTTCGACGAGCTCGCGCGTCTGTGGAACGCCATTCCGGACGCGAACAAAACGATCGTGAATCTGCCGCGCGACGCCAAGGCGCTTTACCGATGGTGGAGCCCTGTCTTTCACAGCGTTGTCGAGCATGACGGCGTCGATTTTGTCACCTCGGGCTGGGTGGACGGGTCGTGGTTCGCGGGACGGCGGTTGTGGGAAACGATGGACCTCGATCTGTCGCCTCCGGGTGCGCCGCCTCCGCCGAAGGACCCTTACCGGGGACACCCGACCCTCTATCAGTTGGCGCAAAAGGTTCGTTCAGGCGGCGGAAGCATCTATACGCCTACAAAAATTCTCGCGCCGCCGGCGAGTCCCCGGATAGAATCGCCTTCGCGCGCCGTTCATGTTTTCATCCCGACCTATAACCGACCTGAAAATCTGTTGATCCTCCTGCGTCAGATCGAGGAGGAGTCCGAGGGCTACCGGGTTGCCGTCGACGTGTTCGATGACGCATCGACCGCGGACTATTCGCTGGTCGAACAATGGATCGCCTCGGTGAAGACCCCCGTCACGATGCACCGTCACGAGGAAAATCGCGGGAAGCGCGGATTCTGGAAAACGTTTAACGACATTTTTCGGATCATGATCGCGTCGCCGGAGGACTCGATGGTGATTCTGCAAGACGACGCCGAGATCTGCACACGGTTCTTCGACGCGATCCTGGAATATTGGAGCGCGATAACCGACAAGCGGAAGATTGCGTTGAACATCCAGCGAAGAATCCTGTGCGATGGCCATATCTGGCAGGCCAAGGAGGGCACCCTCATGTCGTTGGACGGACGAAAGGTCTGGTTCTCGGGCTGGTTCGACGGCATGTGGTTCGGAACGAGGGATACGCTCGAGGCTCTGTCGTACTGCGTGCACGCGATGGATCCGCGCCGATGGGACGGAGACCCCCTGCTCAGCTCCGGTGTCGGGCAACAGCTCACCGACAGGCTCAACACCGCAGGCTATAATATCTACATGCCTTTCGAGTCGCTCGTGCGCATGATCCCGGGCAAATCGTTCATGAACCCGGACGTGAGGGCCACTCAGGAAATTCGGGAAGTCAACTTTCGCGGGAGAAACGATGGCTGACGCGGTCCTGTTTCAAAACGGCATCGGGAATTTCATTCTCACGACGCCGTTTTTGCAAAATCTGAACGCCCCCGAAATTTTCATGGCGCGCGATTTCGAATCGACCGCGTCCGTGCGTTCAATCTCGCGTTGGCCGGTGCGCGATTATGAGGACGCCGAAAACGTGCCCGCGCGGTTTGATCGCGTCTTTGTGCTTTGGGGTTGGCCCGTGGAAAAAGTCGTCGAAGGCCCCAATGTCATCCGACAGGTCAAGCCGAAATGGCGCGACGACCCGCGCCACGAGGTCAAACATTATACGGATCTGCTGAAGGAATCCCGCCAGTTCCCCACCGTGATCGAGACGCGGTGGTCCTGGCGTCCGGCGCTCGGTGAAGGCGAAAAACTGGTCGCGCTCGTCAATGGCGCGAATCCGGCCTGGAAAAACAAATTGTGGCCCCCAGAATATTGGTGCGATTTGGCGCGGCGGCTGGCGGCGCGCGGAGATACGCAACTGGTCGTCCTCGGAGGTCCGTCGGAGACCGCCTTTGGAAAAGCGGTGACGGCCGCTGTGGGGCGGCGTTGCTGGAATTTCACGGGCGTCTGGACTTTCGCCCAAAGCGCGCATTTTCTGACGTGGTGCGATTTGCTCGTCACCAACGACACGGCGCTCATGCACGTGGCCGACGTCCTCGCGCGGCCGGTCGTCGCGATCTGGGCGTGGACGCTCTGGCACAAAAATCACCCGTACAATCACGAGGCCCATGTGGTGAAAAGCGACGGCGGCGGCTGTCCGCATTTTCCGTGTTACGGCACGCCGGTCATGTGGACCTGCGACGACGCGGTGTGCATGAAGGCGATCTCCGCCCAGGCCGTTTATGACGAGGTGGTCCGTGTCCTCTAAAGACATCAAGACGATTCAGGCCGAGGTCGATGATTACGGCGTCAACCACTGGCTCGCGAACAACGTGCGGCTCAATCTCTTCACCAAGCCGTGGCACAAGCCGCGTCTCGAGGCGGTTCTGGCCAACGTCACGGGCGAGGAAATTCTCGACATCGCGTGCGCAACGGGCGAGTTGACCAACGAGATTCGCAAACACGCGAATCCCAAACGCATCATCGGACTCGAAGGCTGCCTCGCTGTGGTGGAGGAGGCGCGTAAACTTTATCCCGAGGTGATTTTCGAACACGGCCTGGTGCAGGAAATGAATTACCCCGAAAAAAGTTTCGACGCCATTCATGCGGGGGAGATCATCGAGCACATCGACGATCCGTTCGCATTCGTCGAACGGCTCGCGCGGATCACGCGCGAAAGCGCCGTGGTGACGACGCCGACCGAGGTCGTGAACGATCCCGGCCACGTGGCGATTTTCACCGAGGCGGGTTTGAAAAATGTGCTGGAGCACGGGTTTTGCGACGTGCGGATCATCGACGCGGGGCGCACGTTCGTCGGCGTGTGTCACGGACCCAAATTCTGATCGTGCCGGAAACCGCGACTCAGTCGGCGCCGTAATCGAAGACGGTCACGGTTCGCTTCTGGAACGAAGTGATCGCGAGACACGCGCGGCCCTCGAAGCGAATGATGTTCATCGAGAGCGGCAACGGCAGATCGTCGAGACCGTCCCACATGAATTCGAGATGACCTTCGGGCCGGAACATGGCAATCGCCCGCGCCCGCGTTCCGACGCGTCCGTTTTTCAGTTGGATGGGCGTGTAGAGGGCGGCGAAGAGG
Proteins encoded in this region:
- a CDS encoding glycosyltransferase family 39 protein, whose protein sequence is MTDASPSPDDRPAPARLVASLAVVALALGVVIMTHRILAGAVPFQDEGDHANTARLLAAGGVMYRDAFNEKGPGLYRITAGLFVLFGEGWSVLRGAALAGVLASAILIALLGTRRGKPLAGAFGALIYAALHAFFFGDVWQSESVLAPILLASLWLMTRGDGETYVPVRRFFFAGVALFVATCVKQTAWMPVLAIFVATLWPGSGRVGRKDVVALAAGLGLPWLGEAAAFASVGAWSDFLEGYTFPWRLFRTSTYVYWPSLDEWFFQLPIWLMVLAAAVEALRTRTPIPAGDRRLHAAALFGAVGLLYPSLFAHHLLPLLAVGAWLFAMAIARYWTERRYVATIAWCVNLAVFSLSPISSGLFQWERRLDPGEIAARREIVADLVATTAPSDPVFAFPHDPTYYFDANRQPPGRYGFLLPWTAPPVVIDRFLREWDARPPAVVIYTYLNNCTPYGQEPKDFLAPLLDRFDSGWRIERVYENAVVRLAPDGATDERDRCRVRALFHAGIACGNKNPEWVWEQIDRACPPAAAASAP
- a CDS encoding DUF3604 domain-containing protein, with the protein product MNYLRAWWLPIFAVCVAACARTAAPPPPIVTCVDPLAGSVGSLDDAEITLRFADQPSGDVLVVRLPGAKYPDEVDPRPLVYANVVDGGELTVGTGDAKGDCGSESRSRFDVPVVLEKSVKDHDLRIRVQQYRLPLRSTPALPVEFVLRDAATKTETTIGTCSGEVRAGAPIAVRVVAPSYARLGQPIGIRIASLDRWGNASTDPGELRLEINGERPNLPPLRTDENGVATINWSPEKNGVFRFGIIRREGERELEIGRSNPIVVDDALREGTLLWGDPHSHTGYSDGFTTETPGGAYRYARDTAFLDFAAVTDHVEAIWGCAMSHDQWESLMESAETWNAPGRFVAFAGYEWTASFPFGGVKSEAEGHAHLLFPGRAVRCGSNQPECATLDGLLDFMRPHQPVVIRHHTCANWAPAVFSGRVDSQTPVVEVTSSHGNCECVSCPGRMPESSMDPKNDVRTALLSGPHYGLVGGSDNHNARPGSTNYFRKLPLILDTGGITALSARRFDREGILEALRARRTYATTGARIVVEFTAGETSMGGVLPAGAEAKGRFTVHGTNVIGAATVFRGDLDDQSIRVVTAEVPGVLDFEAEWRDPSPPARGFYYLRVEQVDGEMAWTSPIRIGPVDQGDAVVSPSS
- a CDS encoding glycosyltransferase family 39 protein, giving the protein MLALLPVIAFLRLTTMSNTLCDPDLGTPAYASSLFLEGRCAYSDAVVTKPPGTLALYAASFALFGRDMRPIYALATLFAWASCALLYRILAMTIHRAAGVVAAILYAMYQAEMVSAGTCPNFEFWTIAPSLVALLALSVPPCARRHVLAGMAMAVAIAMKQSALFFAIACAIEIALRRSTGARWSPASSARALSQFALGAVIGAAPFVAMLAVTGCIGTAADQLNPFGMFGYRTGADWTTTSRLVANQWLRLWRSSPALLTASVASVAMLIAAPSWRNSAAPVRAWMLYALAALVSLLMGGHWYGHYFVVLFPAACLMVAAGLTPIALARPRRIRIAMCVVVFALVSFDMRTELSWATLSARGLEKESTPFTAEIARRNRDFVFERAAHNQVANHLEWQPTLAAAAEFVRPRLAPGDTIWTYDYLPEMYLFLDAFAPTRHQENFEIVAADDLSHTLHNYGLWHVRTDVDVLRTRADLLASFANSPPRYVFRYAQDCRRHAPFPGRGRVPPSWPYNIWGDPMAHCPPRVETFAELDAFLRANYRITPWAWDTVISIYELGETTASP
- a CDS encoding glycosyltransferase, coding for MMTNAPTSMRRIVIVRRYGLGNFILALPLIEAARQAIPEAEVILFVDSRCASIAEMTCPDLRRAVYENPEQAAAWFADVRPDVVLFTYPTVDAALISAANASGAKTVCHNVPRRENPAVVRLAADPARTEAELNLDLLRAMGADAEFRPPRIDVTATGQAEAERALREHGVPDRFVALHPGCHGDWEAKRWPASSFARLIDMMAERGTHAVLLGGPDEVDVADDVMRHVTTGRIVNLAGRTSLAGAAGILARAVVMVSNDSGLMHLAAAVGAPVVALFGPTSWAKNPPLAGRSAIVRQPVACSPCFVMGGGRPRRAWCTEMLAPAKVLRALDALLVNESYVPAPPEKPFVSVVVPTRNRSAKLAPTIDSLLGQTYPRDRYEVIVVDNDSTDDTARVIQSYPHVRYEFVNHRHSSYAARNRGIAVARGEVLAFIDDDAVAHPDWLANGAEWFAHPQVGCVAGRTDALNPDSDVAHFQARSPHLFPGPEVETAEAYGVPTVNCFWRRETIEAIGPFNEELKSGGDFDLTFRLRKDGRWCVRFAEFAVVRHRHRESVQDLFRVFARYGYGSTYVAKTHHTRSVSARWSEARTEWSGLARRARGVLRERMSSHGRVVPTMHAREFIDENAVRVFSAHGGSPAKSAFPMSDAVQIPVAPNPDYLAAALDAIATQKPGGWYIYGAGQHTRRAAGLLDLGALGVAGIVDDDPAKWGRLGDLPIVGRESALSAGMKTIVVSSDYFESALLEKLRPLRRRGIDVCGLYDADAYERYGQAVASRHERDANRVLYVPRGTLDRAHRNALALGLGARAVIVDDGEAPGVYDDEFLDWVSRLAFRTGRLAGCVRYGYFAP
- a CDS encoding methyltransferase domain-containing protein, which codes for MSDEFECPLCGHVGAFQEYRGRAHARCPVCRSLERMRHRWLIARDRGLLDGAESRAVLHVAPEPCVAKYLRSFGRYIGFDTDAAREIDIQGDLCAIALEDACVNVVWASHVLEHIREVDTAIAEIHRVMKPGGVAVIEIPIVGEKTVLFDTPGESDHWWGPGADWYDKYREAGFTVEVLRAADAPKRFRCGGGEVAWCLKP